In a genomic window of Piliocolobus tephrosceles isolate RC106 chromosome 1, ASM277652v3, whole genome shotgun sequence:
- the LOC113223886 gene encoding transmembrane protein 40-like isoform X2, protein MATRTNAFPAQSKLSFSYSLCLFPAESSDEDQHPRATRKHRRSLGAGHPHGNGSPGPGHGEPDVLKDELQLYGDAPGEVVPSGESGEVEASQLRRLNIKKDDEFFHFVLLCFAIGALLVCYHYYADWFMSLGVGLLTFASLETVGIYFGLVYRIHSILQGFIPLFQKFRLTGFRKTD, encoded by the exons ATGGCCACCAGAACGAACGCATTCCCAGCTCAGTCCAAGCTGAGCTTCTCCTACAGCTTGTGTTTGTTCCCCGCAGAGAGCAGTGATGAAGACCAGCACCCCAGAGCAACCAGAAAACATCGACGGAGCCTGGGGGCTGGACACCCCCATGGGAACGGCTCACCCG GTCCTGGGCATGGGGAGCCTGACGTTTTGAAGGATGAGCTTCAGCTCTATGGAG ATGCTCCAGGAGAGGTGGTACCCTCTGGGGAATCAG GAGAAGTGGAGGCCTCTCAGTTAAGAAGactgaatataaagaaagatg ATGAGTTTTTCCATTTTGTCCTCCTGTGTTTTGCCATCGGGGCCTTGCTGGTGTGTTATCACTATTATGCAG ACTGGTTCATGTCTCTTGGGGTCGGCCTGCTCACCTTTGCCTCCCTGGAAACCGTTGGCATCTACTTTGGACTAG TGTACCGCATCCACAGCATCCTGCAAGGCTTCATCCCCCTCTTCCAGAAGTTCAGGCTGACAG GGTTCAGGAAGACTGACTGA
- the LOC113223886 gene encoding transmembrane protein 40-like isoform X5 — MATRTNAFPAQSKLSFSYSLCLFPAESSDEDQHPRATRKHRRSLGAGHPHGNGSPGPGHGEPDVLKDELQLYGDAPGEVVPSGESGEVEASQLRRLNIKKDDWFMSLGVGLLTFASLETVGIYFGLVYRIHSILQGFIPLFQKFRLTGFRKTD; from the exons ATGGCCACCAGAACGAACGCATTCCCAGCTCAGTCCAAGCTGAGCTTCTCCTACAGCTTGTGTTTGTTCCCCGCAGAGAGCAGTGATGAAGACCAGCACCCCAGAGCAACCAGAAAACATCGACGGAGCCTGGGGGCTGGACACCCCCATGGGAACGGCTCACCCG GTCCTGGGCATGGGGAGCCTGACGTTTTGAAGGATGAGCTTCAGCTCTATGGAG ATGCTCCAGGAGAGGTGGTACCCTCTGGGGAATCAG GAGAAGTGGAGGCCTCTCAGTTAAGAAGactgaatataaagaaagatg ACTGGTTCATGTCTCTTGGGGTCGGCCTGCTCACCTTTGCCTCCCTGGAAACCGTTGGCATCTACTTTGGACTAG TGTACCGCATCCACAGCATCCTGCAAGGCTTCATCCCCCTCTTCCAGAAGTTCAGGCTGACAG GGTTCAGGAAGACTGACTGA
- the LOC113223886 gene encoding transmembrane protein 40-like isoform X4 codes for MATRTNAFPAQSKLSFSYSLCLFPAESSDEDQHPRATRKHRRSLGAGHPHGNGSPGPGHGEPDVLKDELQLYGDAPGEVVPSGESGLRRRGSDPASGEVEASQLRRLNIKKDDWFMSLGVGLLTFASLETVGIYFGLVYRIHSILQGFIPLFQKFRLTGFRKTD; via the exons ATGGCCACCAGAACGAACGCATTCCCAGCTCAGTCCAAGCTGAGCTTCTCCTACAGCTTGTGTTTGTTCCCCGCAGAGAGCAGTGATGAAGACCAGCACCCCAGAGCAACCAGAAAACATCGACGGAGCCTGGGGGCTGGACACCCCCATGGGAACGGCTCACCCG GTCCTGGGCATGGGGAGCCTGACGTTTTGAAGGATGAGCTTCAGCTCTATGGAG ATGCTCCAGGAGAGGTGGTACCCTCTGGGGAATCAG GACTCCGAAGGAGAGGCTCTGACCCAGCAAGTG GAGAAGTGGAGGCCTCTCAGTTAAGAAGactgaatataaagaaagatg ACTGGTTCATGTCTCTTGGGGTCGGCCTGCTCACCTTTGCCTCCCTGGAAACCGTTGGCATCTACTTTGGACTAG TGTACCGCATCCACAGCATCCTGCAAGGCTTCATCCCCCTCTTCCAGAAGTTCAGGCTGACAG GGTTCAGGAAGACTGACTGA
- the LOC113223886 gene encoding transmembrane protein 40-like isoform X3, with amino-acid sequence MATRTNAFPAQSKLSFSYSLCLFPAESSDEDQHPRATRKHRRSLGAGHPHGNGSPDAPGEVVPSGESGLRRRGSDPASGEVEASQLRRLNIKKDDEFFHFVLLCFAIGALLVCYHYYADWFMSLGVGLLTFASLETVGIYFGLVYRIHSILQGFIPLFQKFRLTGFRKTD; translated from the exons ATGGCCACCAGAACGAACGCATTCCCAGCTCAGTCCAAGCTGAGCTTCTCCTACAGCTTGTGTTTGTTCCCCGCAGAGAGCAGTGATGAAGACCAGCACCCCAGAGCAACCAGAAAACATCGACGGAGCCTGGGGGCTGGACACCCCCATGGGAACGGCTCACCCG ATGCTCCAGGAGAGGTGGTACCCTCTGGGGAATCAG GACTCCGAAGGAGAGGCTCTGACCCAGCAAGTG GAGAAGTGGAGGCCTCTCAGTTAAGAAGactgaatataaagaaagatg ATGAGTTTTTCCATTTTGTCCTCCTGTGTTTTGCCATCGGGGCCTTGCTGGTGTGTTATCACTATTATGCAG ACTGGTTCATGTCTCTTGGGGTCGGCCTGCTCACCTTTGCCTCCCTGGAAACCGTTGGCATCTACTTTGGACTAG TGTACCGCATCCACAGCATCCTGCAAGGCTTCATCCCCCTCTTCCAGAAGTTCAGGCTGACAG GGTTCAGGAAGACTGACTGA
- the LOC113223886 gene encoding transmembrane protein 40-like isoform X1, giving the protein MATRTNAFPAQSKLSFSYSLCLFPAESSDEDQHPRATRKHRRSLGAGHPHGNGSPGPGHGEPDVLKDELQLYGDAPGEVVPSGESGLRRRGSDPASGEVEASQLRRLNIKKDDEFFHFVLLCFAIGALLVCYHYYADWFMSLGVGLLTFASLETVGIYFGLVYRIHSILQGFIPLFQKFRLTGFRKTD; this is encoded by the exons ATGGCCACCAGAACGAACGCATTCCCAGCTCAGTCCAAGCTGAGCTTCTCCTACAGCTTGTGTTTGTTCCCCGCAGAGAGCAGTGATGAAGACCAGCACCCCAGAGCAACCAGAAAACATCGACGGAGCCTGGGGGCTGGACACCCCCATGGGAACGGCTCACCCG GTCCTGGGCATGGGGAGCCTGACGTTTTGAAGGATGAGCTTCAGCTCTATGGAG ATGCTCCAGGAGAGGTGGTACCCTCTGGGGAATCAG GACTCCGAAGGAGAGGCTCTGACCCAGCAAGTG GAGAAGTGGAGGCCTCTCAGTTAAGAAGactgaatataaagaaagatg ATGAGTTTTTCCATTTTGTCCTCCTGTGTTTTGCCATCGGGGCCTTGCTGGTGTGTTATCACTATTATGCAG ACTGGTTCATGTCTCTTGGGGTCGGCCTGCTCACCTTTGCCTCCCTGGAAACCGTTGGCATCTACTTTGGACTAG TGTACCGCATCCACAGCATCCTGCAAGGCTTCATCCCCCTCTTCCAGAAGTTCAGGCTGACAG GGTTCAGGAAGACTGACTGA